The Thermodesulfobacteriota bacterium sequence TCTCAATGAGCCAATCGATCACCTCACCGACGGTCTTCCCGTCGGCGGAAAGAACGTCCTGTTCCCCGGTCAACCTCTTGAGTGGGGTGGGTATTCTCACACGGATGCTCATCTCTCCCTCCTCTTTAAATCGAAACCTGAATCGGGTTCTCTCGCCCCTTTTTCTGCTGGGGTTCCACGATCTTCTCAAATTCGGAAAACTTGGCCGATATGACGACAGGGCGACCTACCCTGTCCTGGATCGCCTCCTGGGTCTTTAACCCATTTCCGGTGATGGAAATGAGGATCGACTCGTCTTTTGGGATGACCCCCTTTTCGATCAACTTCTTCGTGACCCCCACCGTCACGCCTCCTGCGGTTTCGGTAAAGATCCCCTCGGTGCGTGCCAACAGTTTCATGGCCTCCACGATCTCTTCATCGGTGACGTCTTCGGCCATCCCGCCCGATTCCCGGATGGTCTTCAGGGCGTAGTAGCCATCTGCGGGGTTCCCGATGGCGAGGGATTTGGCGATGGTTCTTGGCCTCTGAGGCCTGATCCAATCGATTCCCTCCTTGAAGGCGGCGACGATCGGATTCGACCCGGCTGCCTGAGCCCCATAGATTTTGCACTGAACGGAATCGATCAGGCCGAGCGTGGCCAATTCATTGAAACCTTTCCAGATCTTCGTGATAAGGGATCCGCCCGCCATCGGCACGACGATATGCTTCGGGGTCTTCCAGCCCAACTGTTCCGCAATTTCGTATCCGTAGGTCTTCGACCCCTCGGCATAGAAAGGCCGCAAATTGATATTGACGAATGCCCATCTGTAATTTTCGCCGATCTCGCTACAAAGCCGGTTCACCTCGTCATAACTCCCTGTGATTCCGATGAGGTTTGTCCCGTAGACCAAAGTGCCGAGAATCTTTCCCTGTTCAAGGTCATGGGGGACGAAGATGTAACTGGTCAGCCCCCCCTCCGCGGCAAGGGCGGCTACGGAGTTGGCAAGATTCCCGGTCGAGGCGCACGAAACCACCTCAAAACCGAATTCCTTGGCCTTGGAGATGGCCACCGCAACGACCCGGTCTTTGAAGGAAAGGGTGGGATGATTGACCGCATCGTTCTTCAAATATAGCTCCTTTACCCCGAGGACCTCTGCCAGCCTCTCCGCCCTTTTTAAAGGGGTGAAGCCAACCTCGAGTCCAACGGAGGGTTCCGAATTTAAAGGAAGGAGCTCTCTGTAACGCCACATCGTCTTGGGTCTGGATTCGATCATCTTTCTGTCGAGGTTTCTTTTTATACTTTCATAGTCGTATTCGACCTCCAGGGGACCGAAGCAGAATTCGCATACGTGAACCGGGGCCAACGGAACCTCCCTTTTACACTCCCTACATCTCAATCCTTTGACGTATCCCATATTGTCCACCTTATTAATAAAAATTTTTCTATGAGTTTGTTTATTATTTTTATCGGGTTTTTTTATAAAAATTTGGGGATCCAGGCATACCACCCCGGATCCCCTTTTACATTATCATTGAAAAATTGATACCTTTCCTTCTTCTTGACGGCATGTTACCCCCTCTTTGAAAATGAGGTTAATATAGTTTATAAATTTTGTCAAGATATATTGGAAAAAAATTTTTAAATGTAATACATGACATTTCGGGATTGCTCCTTCTTCAATCCCATCTCCTTGGCTTTTGTACAGAGGTCCTG is a genomic window containing:
- the thrC gene encoding threonine synthase; translation: MGYVKGLRCRECKREVPLAPVHVCEFCFGPLEVEYDYESIKRNLDRKMIESRPKTMWRYRELLPLNSEPSVGLEVGFTPLKRAERLAEVLGVKELYLKNDAVNHPTLSFKDRVVAVAISKAKEFGFEVVSCASTGNLANSVAALAAEGGLTSYIFVPHDLEQGKILGTLVYGTNLIGITGSYDEVNRLCSEIGENYRWAFVNINLRPFYAEGSKTYGYEIAEQLGWKTPKHIVVPMAGGSLITKIWKGFNELATLGLIDSVQCKIYGAQAAGSNPIVAAFKEGIDWIRPQRPRTIAKSLAIGNPADGYYALKTIRESGGMAEDVTDEEIVEAMKLLARTEGIFTETAGGVTVGVTKKLIEKGVIPKDESILISITGNGLKTQEAIQDRVGRPVVISAKFSEFEKIVEPQQKKGRENPIQVSI